A stretch of the Haloplanus aerogenes genome encodes the following:
- a CDS encoding segregation and condensation protein A yields the protein MTDRVPDDVSLPGTDDDEVEPVEVLVQLAEDGEIDPWDIDIVDVTDAFLDRLDETDLRTSGRALFYASVLLRMKSDVLLDDGPDEPEPEPWEVAMEGGDPDAMANGHDPIDALDAELDRRLDRKHARGSPETLDELVRELREAERDSWWKESRSYDTSRSPKGYDRGTQTLDYHAADDFREGGEPTEGDVTGTTHTEDIETTIDAVRETVRTHYDAGRAEVLFAEVRESGGAPVDTFLALLFLAHRGEIKLRQDDLFGDLWIRDPSAPTVGDEAVAD from the coding sequence ATGACTGACCGCGTTCCCGACGACGTGAGCCTGCCCGGCACCGACGACGACGAGGTGGAACCGGTCGAAGTGCTGGTCCAACTGGCGGAGGACGGCGAAATCGACCCGTGGGACATCGACATCGTCGACGTGACCGACGCGTTCCTCGACCGCCTCGACGAGACGGACCTCCGCACGTCGGGGCGGGCGCTCTTCTACGCGAGCGTGCTCCTGCGGATGAAAAGCGACGTGCTCCTCGACGACGGCCCGGACGAACCGGAACCGGAGCCGTGGGAGGTGGCGATGGAGGGTGGCGATCCGGATGCGATGGCGAACGGGCACGACCCCATCGACGCGCTGGACGCCGAACTCGACCGGCGGCTGGACCGGAAACACGCCCGGGGGTCGCCGGAGACGCTGGACGAGTTGGTTCGGGAACTCCGCGAGGCCGAGCGCGACTCGTGGTGGAAGGAGTCGCGGTCGTACGACACCTCGCGGTCGCCCAAGGGGTACGACCGCGGGACACAGACCCTCGACTACCACGCCGCGGACGACTTCCGCGAGGGCGGTGAACCGACCGAGGGCGACGTGACGGGCACCACCCACACCGAGGACATCGAGACGACTATCGACGCGGTGCGGGAGACGGTGCGCACCCACTACGACGCCGGGCGCGCAGAGGTGCTGTTCGCGGAGGTGCGCGAGTCGGGCGGCGCGCCGGTCGACACGTTCCTCGCCCTGCTTTTTCTGGCCCACCGCGGCGAAATCAAACTCCGACAGGACGACCTGTTCGGGGATCTGTGGATTCGTGATCCGTCGGCGCCGACGGTCGGCGACGAAGCGGTGGCAGATTGA
- a CDS encoding DUF7518 family protein: MSNRVEELESQVAELQAAVDGLTEELVETRERLRQLEENEGVDNSRAPAPRDSAHAEVEHADAESDADPASEADADVDAEAEAAEADAEAEAEDDDGSDGNDIIVA, from the coding sequence ATGAGCAACAGGGTGGAGGAGCTCGAATCCCAGGTCGCGGAACTGCAGGCCGCCGTCGACGGCCTCACCGAGGAACTCGTCGAGACGCGGGAACGCCTCCGACAGCTAGAGGAAAACGAAGGCGTCGACAACTCGCGAGCGCCCGCACCCCGCGATTCGGCCCACGCCGAGGTCGAACACGCGGACGCCGAATCGGACGCCGACCCGGCGTCCGAGGCGGACGCTGACGTCGACGCTGAGGCCGAGGCAGCAGAAGCCGACGCCGAAGCAGAAGCGGAAGACGACGACGGCTCCGACGGGAACGACATCATCGTCGCCTGA
- the smc gene encoding chromosome segregation protein SMC, whose protein sequence is MHISELVLDDFKSFGRKTRIPFYEDFTVITGPNGSGKSNIIDGVLFALGLARTRGIRAEKLTDLIYNPGHEDGSERSGPREASVTVVLDNADGTLDRSQVVNAAGTEDVGDVDEISVKRRVKETEENYYSYYYLNGRSVNLSDIRDLLAQAGVTPEGYNVVMQGDVTEIINMSAGQRRTIIDEIAGVAEFDAKKEDAYEELETVEERIDEADLRIEEKEDRLDQLEDERETALEYQSLREEKEEYESYLKAAELEEKRTALERTRKHIGAKEQELADRQATLDEKEAAVDELEDELDDLTREIERKGEDEQLRIKGEIEEIKGEIGRLEATIENQEEKIEDAEQERREAFVTLDRKTEELDDLEDEIRSIKVEKASVKSDIEQKERELADVEEEIESVDTEFDELKDELAEQKGALEEKKTKRNDAQREKDRLLDEARRRSNRISEAQEELEAAHDRVPDLKADLSDLHGELDRAEKNREKIESAIEDLREEKADLQDELDEIEDDLRAKQNEYAELEARASRDGDDSWPRSVTTVLNAGIDGVHGAVGQLGSVDAEYATACETAAGGRLANVVVDDDGVGASCIDYLKSRNAGRATFLPITEMDRRGLPSKPAHPGVVDFARNLVDYEDRYAGVFSYVLGSTLVVEDMDTARDLMGDYRLVTLDGDLVEKSGAMTGGSGGGSRYSFTKSGKGRLERLAEEIESLEDDRRRVREEIRDVESRLDDARDRKSDATDRVRDLESEIEDVQGEVEAASTEITELEEELDDLRAERDEVDAEMTELEEQITALDAEIEAIEGEIAELEEELADSRVPELTAKKEEIEGEIEELEDRMDDLDARLNERQLEVEYAEESIDDLESTIEAAQNRKAEAEERIEEVRAEIEDHEATLEEKHAAIEDLEDELADLKAERRDLQSDLREAREARDTARERVAAVESKIDDLDEKAERLEWEISELEGEVGEYDPEEIPDHDEVEANVERLESEMQELEPVNMLAIDEYDEVEAALEDLQERRDTLVDERDAIAERIEGYEARKKETFMEAFDAIDAHFQDIFERLSAGTGELHLENEDDPFDGGLTMKAQPGDKPIQRLDAMSGGEKSLTALAFIFAIQRHNPAPFYALDEVDAFLDAANAERVGEMVDDLAGEAQFVVVSHRSALLDRSERAIGVTMQGDNVSAVTGIRLDGEPEVPADD, encoded by the coding sequence ATGCACATCTCAGAGCTGGTACTGGACGACTTCAAGAGCTTCGGCCGGAAGACGCGCATCCCCTTCTACGAGGACTTCACGGTCATCACCGGCCCGAACGGCTCCGGCAAGAGCAACATCATCGACGGCGTCCTCTTCGCCCTCGGCCTCGCGCGTACTCGCGGCATCCGCGCGGAGAAACTGACCGACCTCATCTACAACCCCGGGCACGAGGACGGATCGGAGCGCTCCGGTCCTCGCGAGGCGAGCGTCACCGTCGTCCTCGACAACGCCGACGGTACCCTCGACCGCTCGCAGGTCGTCAACGCCGCCGGCACCGAGGACGTGGGCGACGTGGACGAGATTTCGGTCAAGCGCCGCGTCAAGGAAACCGAGGAGAACTACTACTCCTACTACTACCTCAACGGTCGCTCGGTCAACCTCTCCGACATCCGTGATCTGCTCGCGCAGGCCGGCGTGACGCCGGAGGGGTACAACGTCGTCATGCAGGGCGACGTGACCGAGATCATCAACATGTCGGCGGGCCAGCGCCGCACGATCATCGACGAGATCGCGGGCGTGGCCGAGTTCGACGCGAAGAAGGAAGACGCCTACGAGGAACTGGAGACCGTCGAGGAGCGTATCGACGAGGCCGACCTCCGCATCGAGGAGAAGGAGGACCGCCTCGACCAGTTGGAAGACGAACGCGAGACGGCGCTGGAGTACCAGTCGCTCCGCGAGGAAAAGGAGGAGTACGAGAGCTACCTCAAGGCCGCCGAGCTGGAGGAGAAGCGGACGGCGCTGGAGCGGACGCGGAAACATATCGGGGCCAAAGAGCAGGAACTCGCCGACCGGCAGGCGACGTTGGACGAGAAGGAAGCCGCCGTCGACGAGTTGGAGGACGAACTCGACGACCTCACCCGCGAAATCGAGCGGAAAGGTGAGGACGAGCAACTGCGGATCAAGGGCGAAATCGAGGAGATCAAGGGCGAGATCGGTCGGCTGGAGGCGACCATCGAGAATCAGGAGGAGAAGATCGAGGACGCCGAACAGGAACGCCGCGAGGCGTTCGTCACGCTCGATCGCAAGACCGAGGAACTCGACGACCTCGAAGACGAGATTCGCTCGATCAAAGTCGAGAAGGCGTCGGTGAAAAGCGACATCGAGCAAAAAGAGCGGGAACTCGCCGACGTCGAGGAAGAGATCGAGAGCGTCGACACCGAGTTCGACGAACTCAAAGACGAACTCGCGGAGCAGAAGGGCGCGTTAGAGGAGAAAAAGACCAAGCGAAACGACGCCCAGCGCGAGAAAGACCGCCTGCTCGACGAGGCGCGGCGTCGCTCGAACCGGATCAGCGAGGCCCAGGAAGAACTGGAGGCGGCCCACGACCGGGTGCCCGATCTGAAGGCCGACCTCTCGGATCTGCACGGCGAACTCGACCGTGCCGAGAAGAATCGGGAGAAGATCGAGTCGGCCATCGAGGATCTGCGCGAGGAGAAGGCGGACCTGCAAGACGAGTTGGACGAAATCGAGGACGACCTCCGCGCGAAACAGAACGAGTACGCCGAACTGGAGGCGCGTGCCAGCCGCGACGGCGACGACTCGTGGCCTCGCTCGGTGACGACGGTCCTCAACGCCGGTATCGACGGCGTTCACGGCGCAGTCGGGCAGTTGGGGAGTGTCGACGCCGAGTACGCCACCGCCTGTGAGACCGCCGCGGGCGGCCGACTGGCGAACGTCGTCGTCGACGACGACGGCGTCGGGGCGAGCTGTATCGATTACCTCAAATCCCGCAACGCCGGCCGGGCAACCTTCCTCCCCATCACCGAGATGGACCGCCGTGGCCTGCCGAGCAAGCCCGCGCATCCCGGCGTCGTCGACTTCGCGCGCAACCTCGTCGACTACGAGGATCGCTACGCCGGCGTCTTCTCCTACGTCCTCGGCTCGACGCTCGTCGTCGAGGACATGGACACCGCCCGCGACCTGATGGGCGATTACCGCCTCGTGACGCTCGACGGCGATCTGGTGGAGAAGAGTGGCGCGATGACTGGCGGCTCCGGCGGCGGGTCGCGTTACTCCTTCACCAAGAGCGGGAAGGGGCGGCTCGAACGCCTCGCGGAGGAGATCGAGAGTCTGGAGGACGACCGCCGACGCGTCCGCGAGGAGATTCGGGACGTGGAGTCCCGCCTCGACGACGCCCGCGACCGCAAGAGCGACGCGACCGACCGCGTCCGCGACCTCGAATCGGAGATCGAGGACGTGCAGGGCGAGGTCGAGGCGGCCTCGACCGAGATAACGGAACTGGAGGAGGAACTCGACGACCTCCGTGCCGAACGCGACGAGGTGGACGCGGAGATGACCGAGTTGGAGGAGCAGATCACCGCTCTCGACGCCGAGATCGAGGCGATCGAGGGTGAGATCGCGGAGTTAGAGGAAGAACTCGCGGACTCTCGCGTCCCCGAACTCACGGCGAAAAAGGAGGAGATCGAGGGCGAGATCGAGGAGTTGGAGGATCGGATGGACGACCTCGACGCCCGTCTCAACGAGCGGCAACTCGAAGTCGAGTACGCCGAGGAGTCCATCGACGACCTCGAATCGACCATCGAGGCGGCCCAGAATCGGAAGGCCGAGGCCGAGGAGCGCATCGAGGAGGTGCGGGCCGAAATCGAGGATCACGAGGCCACGCTGGAGGAGAAACACGCCGCCATCGAGGATCTGGAAGACGAACTCGCGGACCTCAAGGCGGAGCGCCGCGACCTCCAGTCGGACCTGCGCGAGGCGCGGGAGGCGCGCGACACCGCCCGCGAGCGCGTGGCCGCGGTGGAGTCGAAGATCGACGACCTCGACGAGAAAGCCGAGCGGCTGGAGTGGGAGATCAGCGAACTCGAAGGAGAGGTCGGGGAGTACGACCCCGAGGAGATTCCGGACCACGACGAGGTGGAAGCGAACGTCGAACGGCTCGAATCCGAGATGCAGGAGTTAGAGCCGGTCAACATGCTCGCCATCGACGAGTACGACGAGGTGGAGGCGGCGCTGGAGGACTTACAGGAGCGCCGCGACACCCTCGTCGACGAACGCGACGCCATCGCGGAGCGGATCGAGGGCTACGAGGCGCGGAAGAAGGAGACGTTCATGGAGGCGTTCGACGCCATCGACGCCCACTTCCAGGACATCTTCGAACGCCTGTCCGCCGGGACAGGCGAGTTGCACCTGGAGAACGAGGACGACCCGTTCGACGGTGGGCTGACGATGAAGGCCCAGCCGGGCGACAAGCCGATCCAGCGACTGGACGCCATGAGCGGCGGCGAGAAGTCGCTGACGGCGCTCGCCTTCATCTTCGCCATCCAGCGGCACAACCCGGCGCCGTTCTACGCGCTGGACGAGGTGGACGCCTTCCTCGACGCCGCCAACGCCGAGCGGGTGGGCGAGATGGTCGACGATCTCGCCGGCGAGGCGCAGTTCGTCGTCGTCTCGCACCGCTCGGCCCTGCTGGACCGCTCGGAGCGCGCCATCGGCGTCACCATGCAGGGCGACAACGTGAGCGCCGTGACCGGTATCCGGCTGGACGGCGAACCGGAGGTGCCAGCCGATGACTGA
- a CDS encoding LysE family translocator has translation MLEPATLAAFVSAAALIVLAPGPDTMYTVTRSLGDGRTAGVVAATGTATGVLIHTAAAVAGLSALLRASATAYTLVKYVGAAYLCYLGVRLLRSDETFDVADTTSQSLADSYRRAVTINVTNPKVAVFVLAFFPQFVPAAADAPVQMSILGLIYAGLSLVYLAGVALFAGRVRHVLLDSGRAQRVVQYVSGSVLIGFGLRLLLDERPAT, from the coding sequence ATGCTGGAGCCCGCGACCCTCGCCGCCTTCGTCTCCGCCGCCGCCCTCATCGTCCTCGCCCCCGGCCCCGACACGATGTACACCGTGACGCGGAGCCTCGGTGACGGCCGTACCGCGGGCGTCGTCGCCGCCACCGGGACGGCGACGGGCGTCCTGATCCACACCGCCGCCGCAGTGGCCGGCCTGTCCGCGCTCCTGCGCGCGAGCGCGACTGCCTACACCCTCGTCAAGTACGTCGGCGCCGCCTACCTCTGCTATCTCGGCGTGCGACTCCTCCGGAGCGACGAGACGTTCGACGTGGCGGACACGACATCGCAGTCGCTCGCCGATTCGTACCGCCGCGCCGTCACCATCAACGTCACCAACCCGAAAGTCGCGGTGTTCGTCCTCGCCTTTTTCCCGCAGTTCGTCCCCGCCGCGGCGGACGCCCCCGTTCAGATGTCGATCCTCGGGCTGATTTACGCCGGACTGAGTCTCGTCTATCTCGCCGGCGTCGCGCTGTTCGCCGGGCGCGTGCGACACGTCTTGCTCGACTCGGGGCGTGCGCAGCGCGTGGTGCAGTACGTGAGCGGGAGCGTCCTGATCGGCTTCGGCCTGCGACTCCTGCTGGACGAACGACCGGCCACGTGA
- a CDS encoding DUF7504 family protein — MSTLHLTERRTAIGARQCARAVPEPNGADVLVVAFAGSPARWLDGWQAAVGAPPRATFVVNDAALWIAGDPRERIESVAAPDTAVRTELVDSPGNLTDLGVTLTEALEAHAARDRRTVLCLQSLTVLLQYSPLEQVCQFLHTLVGHLKQFDATGHFHLHEHAHDEEAVATLRSMFDRIQ, encoded by the coding sequence GTGAGTACGCTCCACCTCACCGAGAGGCGGACTGCGATCGGGGCTCGACAGTGTGCTCGCGCCGTCCCCGAACCGAATGGGGCGGACGTGCTCGTCGTCGCCTTCGCCGGCTCACCAGCCCGGTGGCTCGACGGCTGGCAGGCCGCTGTCGGCGCTCCCCCGCGGGCAACGTTCGTCGTGAACGACGCTGCCTTGTGGATCGCCGGCGACCCACGGGAACGGATCGAGTCGGTCGCTGCTCCCGACACTGCCGTTCGAACCGAACTCGTCGATTCGCCCGGCAACCTCACCGATCTCGGCGTCACGCTGACGGAGGCGCTGGAGGCACACGCGGCGCGTGATCGCCGGACAGTTCTCTGTCTCCAGTCGTTGACTGTCCTCCTGCAGTACTCGCCGCTCGAGCAAGTGTGTCAGTTTCTGCACACGCTCGTCGGCCATCTGAAGCAGTTCGACGCCACGGGTCACTTCCACCTTCACGAACACGCCCACGACGAGGAGGCGGTCGCCACCCTGCGCTCGATGTTCGACCGGATTCAGTGA
- a CDS encoding M48 family metallopeptidase, with protein MRHVGLKARMAVVGSILFAFYAVAAVVVMGVFQWPLALVLLGSVLFVGVQYKIGKWMALRSVGAEDLPEERAPDLHRRVESLARDMGIDKPRLMIARMGVPNAFAVGRKGAGTVVVSEELLRTLDDDEVEGVLAHELAHIRNRDVVMMVLGQGVASIVAIVAQWAVLLTGDNDIADFFLAIVVGQLTQMLVMLFVFAISRYREYVADSDAADEIGSGEPLARALEKISRGAQRREGEVDTQVNALCIFDDRGGLANLLSTHPPVEKRIERLRSR; from the coding sequence ATGCGCCACGTCGGACTCAAAGCCCGGATGGCGGTCGTCGGATCGATCCTCTTCGCGTTCTACGCGGTCGCCGCGGTCGTCGTGATGGGTGTCTTCCAGTGGCCGCTCGCACTCGTTCTGCTCGGGAGCGTCCTCTTCGTCGGCGTCCAGTACAAGATCGGCAAGTGGATGGCGCTTCGGAGCGTCGGCGCCGAAGACCTGCCCGAAGAGCGCGCGCCCGACCTGCACCGCCGCGTCGAATCGCTCGCCCGCGACATGGGCATCGACAAACCCCGACTCATGATCGCCCGGATGGGCGTCCCGAACGCCTTCGCCGTCGGCCGCAAGGGCGCGGGGACGGTCGTCGTGAGCGAGGAACTCCTGCGGACCCTCGACGACGACGAAGTCGAGGGGGTCCTCGCCCACGAACTCGCCCACATCCGCAACCGCGACGTGGTGATGATGGTACTCGGGCAGGGCGTCGCCTCCATCGTCGCCATCGTCGCCCAGTGGGCCGTCCTCCTGACCGGCGACAACGACATCGCGGACTTCTTCCTCGCCATCGTCGTCGGCCAACTCACCCAGATGCTGGTGATGCTTTTCGTCTTCGCCATCTCGCGCTACCGCGAGTACGTCGCGGACAGCGACGCGGCGGACGAAATCGGAAGCGGCGAACCCCTCGCCCGCGCACTGGAGAAGATCAGTCGGGGTGCCCAGCGCCGGGAGGGTGAGGTCGACACGCAGGTGAACGCGCTGTGTATCTTCGACGACCGCGGCGGCCTCGCCAACCTCCTCTCGACGCACCCGCCGGTCGAGAAGCGGATCGAACGCCTCCGGAGTCGATGA
- a CDS encoding AEC family transporter gives MTSLLSIFATAILPIITLAGVGFTLGRFRDVDIGPLNTVTVYVLVPALIFHSIATASFGGATLVRIGVATAAYLLTMVVVAEVVGRLLGQSEPILSALVLVSAFPNSGNYGIPLSEFAFGPEGRSTAVVYLTVQAVLLYTGGIYVAQRSGGTRGFGGMKRALKIPLVYAVVAALLARYLGFVPPAGSTAMTTLELVGNASIPVMLLILGIQLADTDYGTALSKVGIPTVLKMAVAPLVGAGIALLVGFENPTVGRTFVLECATPAAITPLLLVVEFGGESAGDSGLSVAEYVSTTVLVTTLLSVPVLTVLIAVLESGILV, from the coding sequence GTGACCTCCCTGCTCTCCATCTTCGCGACGGCCATCCTCCCCATCATCACCCTCGCTGGCGTCGGGTTCACGCTGGGACGCTTCCGCGACGTCGACATCGGCCCGCTCAACACCGTCACCGTCTACGTCCTCGTCCCGGCGCTCATCTTCCACAGCATCGCCACCGCGTCCTTCGGCGGCGCGACGCTCGTTCGCATCGGCGTCGCCACCGCGGCCTACCTGCTCACGATGGTCGTCGTCGCCGAGGTAGTGGGCCGCTTGCTCGGCCAGAGCGAACCCATCCTGAGCGCGCTCGTCCTCGTGAGCGCCTTCCCCAACTCCGGCAACTACGGCATCCCGCTCTCGGAGTTCGCGTTCGGCCCCGAGGGGCGGAGCACGGCCGTCGTCTACCTGACCGTGCAGGCCGTCCTGCTCTACACTGGCGGCATCTACGTCGCCCAGCGCAGTGGCGGAACCCGTGGCTTCGGCGGCATGAAACGCGCGCTCAAGATCCCGCTGGTCTACGCCGTCGTCGCCGCGCTCCTCGCCCGCTACCTCGGCTTCGTCCCCCCCGCCGGCAGCACCGCGATGACGACGCTCGAACTCGTCGGCAACGCCTCCATCCCCGTGATGCTCCTGATCCTCGGCATCCAGCTTGCCGACACCGACTACGGGACGGCGCTCTCGAAAGTGGGGATTCCGACTGTCCTGAAGATGGCCGTCGCCCCCCTCGTCGGCGCCGGCATCGCCCTCCTCGTCGGCTTCGAGAACCCCACCGTCGGGCGGACGTTCGTCCTCGAATGCGCGACGCCGGCCGCCATCACGCCACTCCTCCTCGTCGTCGAGTTCGGCGGCGAATCCGCCGGCGATAGCGGCCTCTCCGTCGCGGAGTACGTCAGCACGACCGTCCTCGTGACGACGCTCCTGAGCGTGCCCGTGCTGACCGTGCTCATCGCCGTGCTGGAGTCGGGGATTCTGGTCTGA
- a CDS encoding calcium/sodium antiporter, protein MVQGGPAVQLGVIVATILGLWIGARALVDAVVRLARRFGLSDLTIGLTIVAMGTSTPELAVSVDATLKGLGDIAVANVLGSNIYNLAFILGIISLIRVIPIAESLVHRDGAALLASTVVAGLVLADLTVSRLEGGIIAGLFVVYTAYLLRSSQSPSPASTSDPSAADAVTTTVTERVRFYGRDAALLVGGLAIVLVSGDYMVLAASELARDAGISEWVIGGTIVAAGTSTPEFAVSLVAIRQGSLGVSVGNVVGSNVYNITGILGVAALVRPLAVSGTALETLAWLAVVTVLMVAALWTKRQLSRPEGALFAGSEVLRWILGILG, encoded by the coding sequence ATGGTACAGGGCGGCCCAGCCGTCCAGCTCGGCGTAATCGTAGCGACGATTCTGGGACTGTGGATCGGTGCTCGCGCCCTAGTCGACGCAGTCGTGCGACTCGCCAGACGGTTCGGCCTCTCCGATCTCACGATCGGACTCACTATCGTGGCGATGGGCACGTCGACGCCGGAACTCGCCGTCTCCGTCGATGCCACGCTGAAAGGGCTCGGTGATATCGCCGTCGCCAACGTCCTCGGGTCGAACATCTACAACCTGGCGTTCATCCTCGGGATCATCTCGCTGATCAGGGTGATTCCCATCGCCGAGTCACTGGTTCACCGGGACGGGGCAGCACTGCTCGCGAGTACGGTCGTCGCCGGCCTCGTCCTCGCAGATCTGACCGTCAGTCGGCTGGAAGGCGGCATCATCGCGGGCCTGTTCGTCGTCTACACCGCGTACCTGCTTCGGAGCTCACAGTCCCCATCGCCTGCGTCGACGAGCGACCCGTCCGCAGCGGATGCGGTGACAACGACGGTTACGGAGCGAGTGCGATTCTACGGCCGGGACGCCGCCCTCCTCGTCGGTGGGCTGGCGATAGTGCTCGTCAGCGGCGACTACATGGTGCTCGCGGCGTCCGAACTGGCACGGGACGCGGGTATCTCGGAGTGGGTCATCGGCGGCACCATCGTCGCCGCCGGAACCTCCACGCCGGAGTTCGCCGTCTCGCTGGTGGCGATCCGCCAGGGCAGCCTCGGCGTCTCCGTTGGCAACGTCGTCGGGAGCAACGTCTACAACATCACGGGAATCCTGGGCGTCGCAGCGCTCGTCCGACCGCTCGCCGTGAGCGGGACGGCGCTGGAGACACTGGCGTGGCTGGCGGTCGTCACCGTGCTGATGGTGGCCGCCCTCTGGACGAAACGGCAACTCTCACGCCCGGAAGGGGCGCTGTTCGCCGGCTCCGAAGTCCTCCGGTGGATACTGGGAATCCTCGGCTGA
- a CDS encoding phosphoribosyltransferase, translating into MSDLPDDFTCTITNWEYIYGLCRDVADEVHAAEFDPDVIVALARGGWFAGRCCCDFLGLDDLTSLKMEHYVGTAAKGADPEVRYPMPEGSVEGKDVLIVDDIADTGESLHHAYEYVTDRDADEVRTATLQLLHTSEFEPDFVGERLDEWAWIVYPWNFIEDMIDLIAGVMERADAETFDRETIRKRLAAEHDIQRIEMEIAQPDRLDEVLTEMERRDVIEPAGTDNWRLA; encoded by the coding sequence ATGAGCGACCTCCCGGACGATTTTACCTGCACGATCACCAACTGGGAGTACATCTACGGGCTCTGCCGGGACGTGGCCGACGAGGTGCACGCCGCGGAGTTCGACCCCGACGTGATCGTCGCCCTCGCCCGCGGCGGCTGGTTCGCCGGCCGCTGTTGCTGTGACTTCCTCGGCCTCGACGACCTCACCAGCCTCAAGATGGAACACTACGTGGGGACGGCCGCGAAAGGAGCAGACCCCGAAGTCCGCTACCCGATGCCCGAGGGGAGCGTCGAGGGGAAGGACGTGCTGATCGTCGACGACATCGCCGACACCGGCGAATCCCTCCACCACGCCTACGAGTACGTCACCGACCGCGACGCCGACGAAGTGCGGACGGCCACGCTCCAACTGCTCCACACCAGCGAGTTCGAACCCGATTTCGTGGGCGAACGCCTCGACGAGTGGGCGTGGATCGTCTACCCGTGGAACTTCATCGAGGACATGATCGACCTGATCGCGGGCGTCATGGAGCGGGCGGACGCCGAGACGTTCGACCGCGAGACGATCCGCAAACGTCTCGCCGCCGAACACGACATCCAGCGTATCGAGATGGAGATCGCCCAGCCCGACCGCCTCGACGAAGTCCTCACGGAGATGGAGCGTCGTGACGTGATCGAACCGGCCGGCACCGACAACTGGCGACTCGCGTAA
- a CDS encoding PhzF family phenazine biosynthesis protein, whose product MDDSDTRRTLLVDAFADEPLAGNAAGVVPDADGLDAERMGKIARELNASETAFLFPDDEVDRRIRYFTPAQEVDLCGHATIASLVHLHDEGELDAGEGRLRTNAGVIDVEVTDEGVAWMGTGEPSVEVVDLDYERVGAALGIDPAAMQDVGADVPAAVATVGLPFLIVPVNFLERLGEAEPDMDAVEELAAEYGATGVYAFTFDALDAASTLHARMWAPGAGVPEDPVTGTASGACGAYLHAVDAFDDPPREMQFEQGHFVDRPGVVRVAVEGSEEPRSSDNRSETGDVDVRIGGRAVTALDGSLAVPPADDDDILEA is encoded by the coding sequence ATGGACGACTCCGACACGCGACGCACGCTCCTCGTCGACGCGTTCGCGGACGAACCGCTCGCGGGCAACGCCGCGGGCGTCGTCCCCGACGCCGACGGCCTCGACGCCGAGCGGATGGGCAAGATCGCGCGCGAACTCAACGCGAGCGAGACGGCCTTCCTCTTTCCGGACGACGAGGTGGACCGCCGCATCCGCTATTTCACGCCGGCACAGGAGGTCGATCTCTGCGGACACGCCACCATCGCCAGCCTCGTCCACCTCCACGACGAGGGCGAACTCGACGCGGGCGAGGGTCGACTGCGGACGAACGCGGGCGTCATCGACGTCGAGGTGACCGACGAGGGTGTCGCGTGGATGGGGACCGGCGAGCCGAGCGTCGAGGTGGTCGACCTCGACTACGAGCGCGTGGGGGCGGCGCTGGGAATCGACCCCGCGGCGATGCAGGACGTGGGTGCGGACGTGCCGGCCGCCGTCGCGACGGTCGGGCTTCCCTTCCTGATCGTCCCGGTCAACTTCCTCGAACGGCTGGGTGAGGCGGAGCCGGATATGGACGCCGTCGAGGAACTGGCAGCCGAGTACGGTGCGACCGGCGTCTACGCCTTCACCTTCGACGCGCTGGACGCGGCGTCGACGCTCCACGCGCGGATGTGGGCGCCGGGTGCGGGCGTGCCGGAAGACCCCGTGACGGGGACCGCGAGCGGCGCCTGTGGCGCGTATCTCCACGCGGTCGACGCCTTCGACGACCCGCCCCGCGAGATGCAGTTCGAACAGGGGCACTTCGTCGACCGGCCGGGGGTGGTCCGGGTCGCGGTCGAGGGAAGCGAGGAGCCACGCTCCTCGGACAACCGGTCGGAGACCGGTGATGTCGACGTGCGCATCGGGGGCCGGGCGGTGACGGCGCTCGATGGCTCACTCGCCGTCCCGCCGGCCGACGACGACGACATCCTCGAAGCCTGA